In Desulfomonile tiedjei DSM 6799, a genomic segment contains:
- a CDS encoding AF1514 family protein, whose translation MIDSRPVKRDMLPGPVDIAIDGSALTFDRAKRMADGKARELAASPMLLAWFDKKEWKHSPAIVCGCGNDVPSWVTYAQSRGARISVLVNDGEYVFLYKEG comes from the coding sequence ATGATAGATTCTAGACCGGTAAAACGTGACATGCTGCCGGGACCGGTTGACATTGCGATAGACGGTTCCGCATTGACATTTGATCGTGCAAAACGTATGGCAGATGGTAAAGCGCGAGAATTAGCAGCTTCTCCAATGCTTCTTGCCTGGTTTGATAAGAAAGAGTGGAAACATTCCCCCGCAATTGTTTGTGGCTGTGGAAACGATGTTCCAAGCTGGGTGACCTATGCCCAGTCTCGAGGGGCTCGTATTTCCGTATTAGTAAATGACGGGGAATACGTATTTTTGTACAAAGAAGGCTAA